Proteins found in one Zea mays cultivar B73 chromosome 1, Zm-B73-REFERENCE-NAM-5.0, whole genome shotgun sequence genomic segment:
- the LOC103641269 gene encoding ubiquitin carboxyl-terminal hydrolase MINDY-2 translates to MRPYCSLQCSIAQGDISFEPHETVVSMEYLLGLVLALLGGSVKMQDYSDERKSQILDVVKSLAGGFDMDVIFTRTDGFTMTQEWLLLDCLDLNLRHGWIAARDLLTGPEVSFESLTLASNEPGFPHAEEIKNFLRGPQLTPIGLVSLQEDFVENVPCILFWNKHYHTIVMINGVLNSLVTDSNYLETRIVWQTLDGVNGDGVYLDNNFTPVYVGLDAATSVYVMWPKIN, encoded by the exons ATGCGCCCTTATTGCAGTCT GCAATGTTCTATTGCTCAGGGGGACATCTCTTTTGAACCACATGAAACTGTGGTGTCAATGGAGTATCTACTTGGCCTTGTCCTTGCTCTTCTTGGAGGAAGTGTGAAAATGCAG GACTATTCTGATGAAAGAAAAAGTCAGATATTGGATGTGGTGAAGAGTCTGGCCGGAGGGTTTGATATGGATGTTATCTTCACCAG AACGGATGGTTTTACAATGACTCAAGAGTGGTTGCTTCTGGATTGCTTAGATCTCAACCTTCGACATGGTTGGATTGCTGCTAGG GATTTGTTGACCGGACCCGAAGTATCATTTGAAAGTCTTACATTGGCTTCTAATGAACCTGGTTTTCCACATG CGGAGGAGATCAAGAATTTTCTAAGGGGACCTCAACTTACTCCCATTGG CTTGGTTTCGCTGCAAGAAGACTTTGTTGAGAATGTTCCGTGCATTCTGTTCTGGAACAAGCATTACCATACTATAGTTATG ATCAATGGAGTATTAAATTCTCTAGTCACTGATTCTAATTATTTAGAAACTCGTATAGTTTGGCAGACGCTTGACGGG GTCAACGGTGATGGAGTATATTTGGACAACAACTTCACACCAGTTTATGTGGGGCTAGATGCAGCTACTTCTGTATATGTAATGTGGCCCAAAATAAATTAA